The sequence below is a genomic window from bacterium.
CCGGCTCGCCGCCGTGGGAAGGCGCTGCGCCGTGTCCGCCGCCGAAGCCCATGCCGGCCTTGAAGCCGTTCCAGCCCGGTTCGGGGAGAGAACCGCTGGCGATGTCGGCGTGGGTCTGGTTCACGAGGTTGGCGACGGATTTTTCAATCTTCGAGATGAAGGGCTTCGGAGCGAGGCCGATCAGCACGACGAAGAAGGCCAGAAAGGTGAGGGTCGCGAACTCGCGCAGGTTCACGTCGAAGAAGTGGTGCGCGTGGCCGCCCTCGCCGTGGTCGTGGTGGCCGTGTCCGTCGTCCTTGTCCCAGATGATCTTCTGGAGGAGGCGGAGCATGTAAGTGGCCGCGAGGAGCGCGCCGGGGATGGCGAAAGAGGCGACAAGCTTGTTCTGCTTGAAAGCCCCGATGAGCACCAGAAGCTCGCCGACGAAGGAGTTCGTACCGGGAAAGCCGAGGGAGGAGAGGGAGAAAAGGCCGAGGAAGGCGACGTAGACCGGCATGAAAGAGCCTATCGCCGAGTTGTCCTTGATCTGCCTCGAATGGCTTCTTTCGTAGATTATGCCGATGCATATGAAGAGCGCGCCGGTGGTTATGCCGTGGTTTATCATCTGGAGCAGCGCGCCCTCTATCCCCTCTACGTTCATGAGGAAGATGCCGAGGGTGACGAAACCCATGTGGCCCACGGAGGAGTAGGCGATAAGCTTTTTGATGTCTTTTTGCCCGAGAGCGATGAAGCCGCCGTAGAGTATCGAAGCTATCGAGCCCCAGAGAAAGACCGGAGCCAGATAGAGCGCCGCCGAGGGGGTAATCGGCAGGCAGAAGCGCAGAAAGCCGTAAGTGCCCATCTTGAGGAGGACGGCCGCCAGTATGACGGAGCCCGCCGTGGGCGCTTCGACGTGGGCCGCCGGAAGCCAGGTGTGGAAGGGGAACATCGGCACCTTGATGGCGAAGGCGAGCGCGAAGGCCAGGAAGACCCAGAACTGGAAGGCGAAGGGATAGCCCCTGCCCATCATCTCGGGGATGAAGAAAGTTCCCGCCTTGAGGTAGAGGGCGATTATCGCCACCAGGAGGAGCACCGAACCCGCGAGGGTGTAGAGAAAGAACTTGAGCGAAGCGTAAGCCTTGTTGTCGCCGCCCCATATCGCGATGAGGAGGTACATCGGGATGAGCATCGCTTCCCAGAAGACGTAGAAGAGGACGAGATCCAGAGCGCAGAAGACGCCGATCATCGCGGCTTCGAGGATGAAGAGGGCGAAGACGAACTCCTTGACGCGCTTTTCTATGTATTTCCAGGAGCACAGGATGCACAGCGGCATTACGAAGGTGGTCAGCATGACAAGAAGTATGCTGATGCCGTCCACGCCGAGGGCGTAGTTCATGTGAAAGGTCTGAACCCAGGGGGTGAGTTCCGTAAACTGGAACTTGACCGTCGAGGGGTCGAAGTTGTTGAAGAGGGGGATTGAAACCAGCGCCTCGGCGACCATGACCGCGAAGGCCCACGATTTGAGCACCTTGTCTCCCTGAAGGAACAGGGAAACCAAAGCTCCCGCAATGGGGAGGAATATGAGGATGCTCAGAATCGGATATCCAAGGCTTTGTTCAGCGAAGAACGCACTCATGTCGATTCAGATCCTTTAGATATTCACGGCCAGTAAAATTATCAGAAAGAGCGCCGTTACCGCGATCGCCATGTACTGCTGGAGCTTGCCGGTCTGGGCATGGCGCACCTGGTCGCCGGTTTCGTAAACCTTGTGGGCGAGGCCGTCGACCACGCCGTCAATCGCCGCCACGTCGAACCTGGAGGTTATGGAAGCCATAGCCAGCGCAAAGGTGTAACCGGCTTTCTTGTAAAGTTCTCCGACCCACTCGTTCGCGGGCGTAAGCGATTTCCCTATGAGCCCCACAAACCAGCTGAGGCCTTTGCGGTAAAAGATGTCTATGTCGAGATTCAGCTTCGGCTTGGGCTTCATCAGCTTGCGAAGGAGGTAAAAGCCAAGGCCCGTGTAGGCGAGAAGCTGGATTGACT
It includes:
- a CDS encoding NADH-quinone oxidoreductase subunit M — protein: MSAFFAEQSLGYPILSILIFLPIAGALVSLFLQGDKVLKSWAFAVMVAEALVSIPLFNNFDPSTVKFQFTELTPWVQTFHMNYALGVDGISILLVMLTTFVMPLCILCSWKYIEKRVKEFVFALFILEAAMIGVFCALDLVLFYVFWEAMLIPMYLLIAIWGGDNKAYASLKFFLYTLAGSVLLLVAIIALYLKAGTFFIPEMMGRGYPFAFQFWVFLAFALAFAIKVPMFPFHTWLPAAHVEAPTAGSVILAAVLLKMGTYGFLRFCLPITPSAALYLAPVFLWGSIASILYGGFIALGQKDIKKLIAYSSVGHMGFVTLGIFLMNVEGIEGALLQMINHGITTGALFICIGIIYERSHSRQIKDNSAIGSFMPVYVAFLGLFSLSSLGFPGTNSFVGELLVLIGAFKQNKLVASFAIPGALLAATYMLRLLQKIIWDKDDGHGHHDHGEGGHAHHFFDVNLREFATLTFLAFFVVLIGLAPKPFISKIEKSVANLVNQTHADIASGSLPEPGWNGFKAGMGFGGGHGAAPSHGGEPVHGEEAKTGEHSTETVNENAHGEAPAHGGEPAPQESAPSAGGH